In the genome of Nonomuraea sp. NBC_00507, the window GCGATCAGGCCGTCCAGGGCACGCTCGCGTTGCACCGCGTCGTCCCACACCACGTCCAGTGCCTCCTTGGGAACCGGACCGTGGGCGGCGCGCAACACCGCGAGCAGCCGGCCGCGGCACTGGCGGTCGGTGCCCGCGTACGTCTGGCCCTTGCGCGCCGGACCGGCGTGCGGGGGCTTGCCGGCCAGGCGCCACGCGCAGACGTCCGCGATCGGGCAGTCCGCGCAGCGCGGCGCCCTGGCCGTGCAGACCAGCGCGCCCAGCTCCATCACCGCAACGCCCCAGCGGGCCGCGCCAAGCTCGGGCAGGAGGCTCTCCGCCAGCCGCCGCTCGGCCGCCGACGTGGTCGTGGGCGGGTATTCCTCCGCGCGTACGGCCCTGGCGAACACCCGGCGGACGTTCGTGTCCAGAACGGCGTGCCGGCCGCCGTAGGCGAAGCTGGCGACCGCGGCGGCGGTGTACTCGCCGATGCCGGGCAGGGACAGCAGGGTCGCGTGGTCGGCCGGCACCTCGCCGCCGTGCTCGTCGGTGATGGCCCTGGCGCAGGCGTGCAGGCGCAGCGCCCGGCGCGGGTAGCCGAGCCTGCCCCAGTGGCGTACGGCCTCACCCGGCTGCTCGGCGGCCAGATCTTTTGGGGTGGGCCAGCGGGCCATCCAGTCATGCCACACGGGCAGCACCCGCACGACCGGGGTCTGCTGGAGCA includes:
- a CDS encoding A/G-specific adenine glycosylase; its protein translation is MLQQTPVVRVLPVWHDWMARWPTPKDLAAEQPGEAVRHWGRLGYPRRALRLHACARAITDEHGGEVPADHATLLSLPGIGEYTAAAVASFAYGGRHAVLDTNVRRVFARAVRAEEYPPTTTSAAERRLAESLLPELGAARWGVAVMELGALVCTARAPRCADCPIADVCAWRLAGKPPHAGPARKGQTYAGTDRQCRGRLLAVLRAAHGPVPKEALDVVWDDAVQRERALDGLIADGLAEALEDGTYRLPHA